In the Peptoclostridium acidaminophilum DSM 3953 genome, one interval contains:
- a CDS encoding DUF4366 domain-containing protein, with protein sequence MKKIRAMLFTVLLTVMMSTIIFPVAAFAGGGENIDTTPKVPEESIPVTTPLTPDGNLTLVDDIKVEESKDKQFVTLQSKNGNYFYLVIDRSGDKENVYFLNLVDEADLMALIEDNSKKTEPPKVCTCSEKCEIGNVNSNCPVCTNDLNQCIGKASEPVDKVPEKKNNAGSLLVILLLVGGLGGAFYFLKMLKNKQKTKGDIDPLDYDYDEDEDEDDNNATEEEYETEDDAESEDDVK encoded by the coding sequence ATGAAAAAAATTAGAGCAATGCTTTTTACCGTGCTTCTTACGGTAATGATGAGCACTATTATATTTCCAGTCGCTGCTTTTGCAGGTGGTGGCGAGAATATCGATACAACCCCCAAGGTACCTGAAGAGTCTATTCCTGTCACTACACCTTTAACCCCTGACGGAAACCTGACTCTCGTGGATGATATTAAGGTTGAAGAATCCAAGGACAAACAGTTTGTGACACTACAATCTAAAAACGGCAACTACTTTTATTTAGTCATTGACCGTTCTGGCGATAAAGAAAACGTCTATTTTCTGAACCTTGTAGACGAAGCTGATTTAATGGCACTTATCGAAGACAATAGCAAAAAGACCGAGCCACCCAAGGTGTGTACTTGTAGCGAAAAATGCGAAATCGGGAATGTTAACAGTAATTGCCCCGTTTGCACAAACGATCTAAACCAATGTATCGGCAAGGCATCAGAGCCTGTCGATAAAGTTCCTGAGAAAAAGAACAACGCTGGCAGCCTACTTGTCATTCTGCTCCTTGTAGGCGGCTTGGGTGGGGCATTTTACTTTTTAAAAATGCTTAAAAACAAACAAAAGACCAAAGGTGATATCGACCCTCTTGATTATGATTACGATGAGGATGAGGATGAAGACGATAACAATGCCACCGAGGAAGAATACGAAACTGAAGACGACGCAGAAAGCGAGGATGATGTT
- a CDS encoding DUF4315 family protein, with the protein MNKLTKLQMEIDKIKQKISEQQMRLRELEQQKTEIENTEIVELVRSMKMNTSELSTFLKAYREKTDAPILMHATQEDMDHEKN; encoded by the coding sequence ATGAACAAGCTTACCAAACTCCAAATGGAGATCGACAAGATTAAGCAAAAAATATCAGAACAGCAGATGAGGCTTCGTGAACTGGAACAGCAGAAAACCGAAATCGAGAATACTGAGATTGTAGAGCTTGTCCGCAGTATGAAGATGAATACCAGCGAGCTTTCCACTTTCCTAAAGGCGTATCGAGAGAAAACCGACGCGCCTATTTTAATGCACGCGACACAGGAGGATATGGACCATGAAAAAAATTAG
- a CDS encoding C40 family peptidase: MSKRQQKPFRPAGKVSRLAFSEEERADPALEKPLKKAEKAADKLEKSHAKIPKKKTLVTERTLDANTAKSKVRLYFEETNKPKPPSKLAHNIKSVPQKELLAQVHKEIRKSEQDNVGVEAAHKTEEGAEFVASSMQKAYRSHKLKPYLQLAKAEKSTVKAEINYLYHKNLKDSPQLSSNPLSRWQQKQRIKKEYLAARYDKGAKTTQQTASHTKKAATTVAETADKLIQYVISHRKMLLMLLAIAAVIIVIMSTVSSCQLMLQGGLNSIIGTSYTSEDADIVATDNNYTALEDALQHRIDNIENEYSDYDEYRYDLDTIGHNPHELAAYLTALLQTYTPNEAQSELQRVFDSQYKLTLTPVVEVRYRTETRTDTWTDAEGNRHRDTYTVEVPYDYYILNVKLDNFTITPIANRKLNSEQLEMYSIYLETRGNKPFIFGGGTNNSAPSTDLSGVRFQNGTRVGNQNTVNIAKDQVGNLGGQPYWSWYGFNSRVEWCACFVSWCLNQAGYSEPKFASCNSQGVPWFRDHGQWANGNYKDLAPGDVIFFDWEGDGSADHVGIVIGTDGERVYTVEGNSGDSCRIRDYDLNSNVIMGYGLMN, translated from the coding sequence TTGAGTAAAAGGCAACAAAAACCTTTCAGGCCTGCTGGAAAAGTATCTCGCCTTGCCTTTTCAGAAGAAGAGCGCGCTGATCCAGCCCTCGAAAAGCCCCTAAAAAAAGCAGAGAAAGCTGCTGATAAACTAGAAAAATCCCATGCAAAAATACCAAAAAAGAAAACCCTCGTTACAGAACGCACCCTAGATGCCAACACAGCAAAAAGCAAGGTGCGTTTATATTTTGAAGAAACCAATAAGCCAAAGCCTCCCTCTAAGCTTGCCCACAACATCAAGTCTGTTCCTCAAAAAGAGCTACTTGCTCAAGTTCATAAAGAAATTCGAAAAAGTGAGCAAGACAATGTAGGCGTAGAAGCAGCACATAAAACAGAGGAAGGTGCAGAATTTGTGGCAAGTAGTATGCAAAAAGCCTATCGCAGCCATAAGCTTAAGCCTTACCTACAGCTTGCAAAAGCAGAAAAAAGCACAGTGAAAGCCGAGATTAACTACCTTTATCATAAGAATTTGAAAGATAGTCCTCAGCTCTCCTCAAACCCGCTTTCAAGGTGGCAACAAAAACAAAGGATTAAAAAGGAATATCTCGCTGCAAGGTACGACAAAGGAGCAAAAACCACACAGCAAACAGCTTCTCATACTAAAAAGGCGGCTACGACTGTAGCAGAAACTGCAGATAAACTTATTCAGTATGTTATCAGTCACCGGAAAATGTTATTAATGCTGCTTGCCATTGCTGCTGTGATAATTGTAATAATGAGTACGGTTTCCTCCTGCCAACTCATGCTTCAGGGTGGCTTAAACAGCATTATTGGTACTTCCTACACTTCTGAAGATGCGGATATTGTTGCAACCGACAACAACTACACGGCCCTAGAAGATGCCCTTCAACATCGGATCGACAACATTGAAAACGAGTATTCTGATTATGATGAGTATCGCTATGATCTTGATACCATCGGGCATAATCCCCATGAGCTTGCAGCCTACTTAACCGCACTGCTCCAAACCTACACGCCCAACGAGGCACAAAGCGAATTACAGCGTGTCTTCGATTCCCAGTATAAGCTGACCTTAACACCTGTGGTTGAAGTCCGTTACCGTACAGAAACTAGGACGGACACATGGACGGATGCGGAAGGTAATAGGCACAGAGACACTTATACTGTTGAAGTTCCTTATGATTACTACATCTTAAATGTAAAACTTGATAATTTCACTATCACGCCTATTGCAAACAGAAAACTTAACAGCGAACAACTTGAAATGTATAGCATCTATCTCGAAACACGAGGCAACAAGCCATTTATTTTTGGCGGTGGCACAAACAACTCTGCTCCTTCTACTGATTTAAGCGGTGTAAGGTTTCAAAACGGCACACGTGTGGGCAATCAAAACACTGTGAATATCGCAAAGGATCAGGTCGGAAATCTAGGTGGCCAGCCCTATTGGTCATGGTATGGCTTTAACAGCCGTGTAGAATGGTGCGCCTGCTTTGTGTCATGGTGTTTAAATCAAGCCGGCTACAGTGAACCAAAGTTTGCCTCCTGCAACTCTCAAGGTGTCCCTTGGTTTCGTGACCATGGGCAGTGGGCAAATGGTAACTACAAGGACCTAGCTCCCGGCGATGTCATTTTCTTTGATTGGGAAGGTGATGGCAGTGCAGACCATGTTGGCATTGTCATCGGCACAGACGGCGAGCGCGTTTACACTGTAGAAGGCAACAGCGGTGATTCCTGCCGCATCAGGGATTATGATCTAAACAGCAATGTCATCATGGGCTATGGATTAATGAATTGA